The DNA region GCGAATAGATCTCGACGCCGAAAATGGCGTGCGCAAATTCAGGGCGGCTCATGATTTTCTGGATGTCGTTTGCGAGGGCGTTCGGCGTTTGTGCATGGATGGCAAACGTCAAAAGCAGCAGAAAACAAGGAACCGCCGGCCAGCGCATCAATTTGAGCATCATGCCTCCCGAAATTTGAAGCTACCGTTGCAGCAGAAGATCGTGCGGCGGATCGAAGACGAAAGAGCAGGCCTTGGTCTTCGCCGCGCAGGTCAAGACTCCCCGCAATATGACGCGAGCGTTGCTTCCGGAAGGAAAGATATCAGGGAATTGCGCTTCGTGAATACGGTCGCCGTACGGTGAGAGCGCATCATCGCCGCGAAGAAACCTGGCCGTGATTACGGAGGGTTGGGGAGCGCCGGACTGCATCAAAATCAAAAACGCGGCTTTTCCCGTCACCGCGTCAGCATTTCGCACGGAGACCGTGTGCATCGCAAGAAGTTCGCCGCCTGCGCGCTTAACGCGTTGGTCGATCCCTATATTGCTGCCGAGCAAGCGGATCAAGCGAGCGCGCGTACCCGGTGGTGCTCCACCGGCGGCAAGGGCAAGGACGTAGGTCTGAATCGCGCGGTCCTTTTCTCCCTGCTTTTCGTAAATCTGCGCGAGATGGTCGCCGACATCGCCACGCTCGTCGAGAACCCATGCTGCGTGAATCAAAGCCAGACCGTCCTGCAACTTGCCTTGCTGAAAACGCACCCACCCCAGCGTGTCCCAGACGGCTGGAAGCGCCGCGGCGTCGCCAAAGATTTCCCCGGTAAGGTGTCCGAGATCTGCGGTAGCCATTTGCGACTCAACGGCCTTCACGGCAGACAATGCAAATGTCGCGGCCTGTTCAAGAGCAACGCTGTGTGTGGCGAGTTGATACGCAGCTTCGTTGGCGATCAGCGGCGAAGAGGAGAGCGACATCGCTTTCGTGAATGCGCCCAGCGCTTCCGTATTCTTGTTTTCGCCGAGATAGGCCGCGCCGAGACGCAGCCGGACCGCGGCGCTGCTGGGAGCCAGCACGGCCGCCTTTTCGAGTTCCGATACGGCCTCCGGAAACTTCTTCTGGTCGACGTAGACGGTTCCCAGGTATTCGTATGCGTTGGGATCCAAAGGCTTTATGGCGATTTCCTTCTTGAAGGCGACGACAGCCTCGTCGTACTTTTTCAAGTTGTAAAGGGCAATGCCCAGCAAAGTATTCGCCGATTCGTCGGCAGGATTCGCTTGCAAGTGCTTTTGCAGAGACGTTGCCGCATCTTCGTATTTTCCCGTTTGAAGCTGAGCGACTCCGATATCGAGCCAGAGGTCTTTTTGGTTTGGCGCCAGTTGCGCCACTTGCTCGAATAGCAGTAGTGCATTCGCATAACTTCCAGACTTTAGTTCCGCATTGCCGGCTTCCATCAACTGGCTCGTTGTGGCGTCGGCGGGCACTCCTGGAATGATGTTCGCAACCTGGAGCGGCTGGCTTTCATCCTGCTCGATCGCGTGCGTAAATGCGAGATAGTCAGAGCGGCGAGCAGCGGGAATTTCATGCGCGAGAAAGCGAAGCGTCCGCTGCGCGGTCAGCGAATGTTCTTGCGCGTCATAATGAGATTGGTAGTCTGCATAGTCGCGCGTGATCGCCGCGCCCACGGGCATCTGGCAAGAAATATTCGCCGGGAATGACAAAGTGAGCTTCGTAGTGACGTCCAAAGGACTTCCAAGCGGAAGGGATTTGGCCGGGTCCTGCGGCGCGTCCGGCAGGCCGAACGTCGGCAGCGGAAGCGCAATCGCAGCCTTCGCCTGCGACCAATCGAGGAAGTTCTCGTTGACGATGGTGAACGACACAGTAAATGGGTCCTTTGTTGCCGTGGGGTCCATCGCGTTGACGTCGATCACCTGCCCGTGAAAGCCATCGAGCTCGGCCATGGTTTGCGCGATGCTTTTCCAATGGTCTTGCGGTGTGCCATGGAACGCGACTCGCAGCGCGAATTCGTTGTCGCCGCGCATCGTATAGCGAACCACCGCGCTGAGTTTGCCAAGCGAACTGACGCGGCCATTGACTTCGACCTGCTGGGTCGAAGGGAATGGCGGGTCCACGGGCGTTTTGTCGAAGGTTGCCGGCGCAGCGGTAGAAATAACGAGAACTTCTTTGTTTCGATCCGCCGGCGGCAGCATGCGAAATGGGAGAACATCAGAGGAGGGATCGAGCCAGTACACATCTTTCGCCGCAGTGACCTTGAGGATAGCGTGATCGAATGCGCTCGGGGTCGGCAGGTTTTTATCAAAATTTCCTGCAGAGGGCAGCAGAATCAGATCGGATTGAAAACCGGTTGATGTGAGCAGGGAGGCGAGCAGCGCGCACAGATCAATATCGTCGCCAACGCCCGCGCTCAAAACGTTGCTTGCGCCGCGCGGCTGAAAGTTGGCCTGCCGCATAGGCATGCGGACATACGTGACTTGTTTCGCGGCGAAGTCGTATAAGGCCTCGATCTTGCCAGAATGAGTTTCTTGATTTGCGACGAGTGCAGCGGCCTTATCGCGGATTTCCTGTCCGGGCCTCTCTGCGGCGCTTTCGAGTGCCCCCATCCATTTTCCGAGTGCCTGCCAATCTGCGAAACTGCTCAGCTCGACATCGGGAGTTTTATTCTTCGCCGCCGCGCTGTCGCTTGAGGAATTCGGAACCGGAGTCGCCGCGGCGCTTGTTCGTTTCCAAAAATAAATTTTGCGCGCGCCCTGGGTCGTGACGGCTGGCACAAATTGCGGAGCATACTTGATGTGAATCGCGCGATCAGCCGGCACGCTGACCTGCAGCTCTTCGTCGTTCGCCGAGATGTCCGATAGAAAACTATGCTCGTACCAGAATTCGCCGGGAGCAGGAGGCGTGACTGTTTTCAAGATCACTTCGTAACTGAGCGCGTCTCCGGGCGCAAGCGTGGGGATGTGAAGTTGCGCTTCGCGAATGTCGGTGATGGCCGGGGCGGTTTTCACAACCGGCGCGGGTTGGTCGCTCACGATGTCGGGCTTCGCTTCCGTGCTTGTTCCGTCAGATTTCGTGATGCGCAGAAAAGCGAGCGCGAAGGTTTCGTTCGAAGCGTCGTAATCGAATGCCAGCGTGTGCAGCGATTGATTTGCT from Candidatus Acidiferrales bacterium includes:
- a CDS encoding DUF3857 domain-containing protein; translated protein: MKPHYIYSMFWALVALLAFSIFSSSMARAQSASAAKSNAVAAAANPSAPFVIELFSNKISFQNDGTSERQIDLRLKVQSAEANQSLHTLAFDYDASNETFALAFLRITKSDGTSTEAKPDIVSDQPAPVVKTAPAITDIREAQLHIPTLAPGDALSYEVILKTVTPPAPGEFWYEHSFLSDISANDEELQVSVPADRAIHIKYAPQFVPAVTTQGARKIYFWKRTSAAATPVPNSSSDSAAAKNKTPDVELSSFADWQALGKWMGALESAAERPGQEIRDKAAALVANQETHSGKIEALYDFAAKQVTYVRMPMRQANFQPRGASNVLSAGVGDDIDLCALLASLLTSTGFQSDLILLPSAGNFDKNLPTPSAFDHAILKVTAAKDVYWLDPSSDVLPFRMLPPADRNKEVLVISTAAPATFDKTPVDPPFPSTQQVEVNGRVSSLGKLSAVVRYTMRGDNEFALRVAFHGTPQDHWKSIAQTMAELDGFHGQVIDVNAMDPTATKDPFTVSFTIVNENFLDWSQAKAAIALPLPTFGLPDAPQDPAKSLPLGSPLDVTTKLTLSFPANISCQMPVGAAITRDYADYQSHYDAQEHSLTAQRTLRFLAHEIPAARRSDYLAFTHAIEQDESQPLQVANIIPGVPADATTSQLMEAGNAELKSGSYANALLLFEQVAQLAPNQKDLWLDIGVAQLQTGKYEDAATSLQKHLQANPADESANTLLGIALYNLKKYDEAVVAFKKEIAIKPLDPNAYEYLGTVYVDQKKFPEAVSELEKAAVLAPSSAAVRLRLGAAYLGENKNTEALGAFTKAMSLSSSPLIANEAAYQLATHSVALEQAATFALSAVKAVESQMATADLGHLTGEIFGDAAALPAVWDTLGWVRFQQGKLQDGLALIHAAWVLDERGDVGDHLAQIYEKQGEKDRAIQTYVLALAAGGAPPGTRARLIRLLGSNIGIDQRVKRAGGELLAMHTVSVRNADAVTGKAAFLILMQSGAPQPSVITARFLRGDDALSPYGDRIHEAQFPDIFPSGSNARVILRGVLTCAAKTKACSFVFDPPHDLLLQR